Proteins encoded together in one Pseudomonas arsenicoxydans window:
- a CDS encoding ABC transporter substrate-binding protein gives MNLSRFVRGLLTSALFAAPLSYAAEPVVLHVGDQNYYNVRASVEASGVLEGASYTVDWKHFQAAAPLAEALSTGALDVGFLGDSGFLFLAAKQAPVKLIGVSRQNPDTIALLVPKDSPVKTIADLKGKKVAYWPGAWSQQLTLRALEKADLPEDYVDFIKLMPIDAAAALPQGSIDAFPVWEPYISQQILFSGARPILTAKNLMPGLSAIAASTPSIDSKREAIADFLVRLKKARAWVDNHTDEYADLWAKKANLDQNVSRHWLRQAHMTVGPVDAQAATDLQSTADFLFKVKALPTALATAPIIDHSFQQSLTQ, from the coding sequence ATGAACCTGTCCCGATTCGTGCGCGGTCTGCTGACCAGCGCCTTGTTTGCCGCGCCATTGAGTTACGCCGCAGAACCCGTCGTATTGCATGTCGGTGATCAGAACTACTACAACGTCCGCGCCTCGGTGGAAGCGTCGGGTGTGCTGGAAGGCGCGTCCTATACCGTCGACTGGAAACACTTCCAGGCCGCTGCGCCGCTGGCTGAAGCGCTGAGCACCGGGGCGCTGGATGTGGGTTTTCTCGGTGATTCCGGCTTCCTGTTCCTGGCCGCCAAACAGGCGCCAGTGAAGTTGATCGGTGTATCGCGGCAGAACCCCGACACCATCGCCTTGCTGGTGCCCAAGGATTCACCGGTCAAAACCATTGCCGACCTCAAGGGTAAAAAAGTCGCTTACTGGCCTGGCGCCTGGAGCCAGCAACTGACTTTGCGCGCGCTGGAGAAAGCCGATCTGCCGGAGGACTATGTCGACTTCATCAAACTGATGCCCATCGACGCCGCTGCCGCGTTGCCACAGGGCAGCATCGACGCGTTCCCGGTGTGGGAACCGTACATTTCCCAGCAGATCCTGTTTTCCGGCGCTCGGCCGATTCTCACGGCGAAAAACCTCATGCCCGGCCTGAGTGCGATTGCGGCGTCGACGCCATCTATCGATAGCAAGCGCGAAGCCATTGCCGACTTCCTCGTGCGCCTGAAAAAAGCCCGGGCCTGGGTCGACAACCACACCGATGAATATGCTGACCTGTGGGCGAAAAAGGCCAACCTCGACCAGAACGTGTCCCGCCATTGGTTGCGCCAGGCACACATGACCGTGGGCCCGGTGGATGCGCAGGCCGCCACGGACCTGCAGAGCACCGCGGACTTCCTGTTCAAGGTCAAGGCGTTGCCAACGGCATTGGCCACCGCGCCGATTATCGACCACTCGTTCCAACAGTCGCTGACGCAGTAA
- a CDS encoding polysaccharide deacetylase family protein encodes MKQLFKVLCALTLAVGLVGCISSPIELTPQTEQRLREQAPIRFLVTFDDGPSASSFWNPSMTVLDSLAWNPVLPGIKAVFFVQTGAPRAGDSDIGRGVMRREQAEGHVLGFHTATHSHTNHRSLSPEQLEQSLSKGSADIAAITGAPPTLVRPPFWNYDKRVFAAYQRHGMHVLLTDLSANDGKIWGFNASPRRRANMLRQLSEVRERIARGELPTVDGVIPVVVTFHDLNRYTARHTREYLQILLDSANATGVPLAQKPFYDDTEALQRAAMARTITDSSQDVKLPGIWNWIWDGDSH; translated from the coding sequence ATGAAACAGCTGTTCAAGGTTCTCTGCGCACTCACCCTTGCTGTCGGGCTGGTTGGCTGCATCTCTTCACCCATCGAACTGACCCCGCAGACCGAGCAGCGTTTGCGCGAGCAGGCGCCGATCCGCTTCCTGGTGACGTTCGACGACGGTCCCAGTGCATCGAGTTTCTGGAACCCGAGCATGACCGTGCTCGACAGCCTCGCCTGGAACCCGGTGCTGCCCGGGATCAAAGCGGTGTTTTTCGTGCAGACCGGCGCACCTCGGGCCGGCGACAGCGACATCGGCCGTGGGGTCATGCGCCGCGAACAAGCGGAAGGGCATGTGCTGGGCTTCCACACCGCGACCCATTCGCACACCAATCACCGCTCGTTGAGTCCGGAACAGTTGGAGCAGTCACTGAGCAAAGGCAGTGCCGATATTGCCGCGATCACCGGCGCGCCGCCGACCCTGGTGCGCCCGCCATTCTGGAATTACGACAAACGTGTGTTCGCGGCCTACCAGCGCCACGGGATGCACGTATTGCTGACCGACCTGAGCGCCAATGACGGCAAGATCTGGGGCTTCAATGCCAGCCCACGGCGCCGGGCGAACATGTTGCGGCAGTTGTCCGAAGTCCGTGAGCGGATTGCCCGGGGCGAACTGCCGACGGTGGACGGTGTGATTCCGGTGGTGGTGACGTTCCATGACCTGAATCGTTATACCGCCCGGCATACCCGCGAATACCTGCAAATCCTGCTCGACAGTGCCAATGCCACCGGCGTGCCGTTGGCGCAGAAACCGTTTTATGACGACACCGAAGCGCTGCAACGGGCGGCCATGGCGCGCACCATTACCGACAGTTCCCAGGACGTGAAACTACCGGGGATCTGGAACTGGATCTGGGATGGGGATTCGCACTAA
- a CDS encoding DUF1652 domain-containing protein has translation MVPISVLCSIVESGFKPLACECTENSSGLLRIKVYDPATGRIDLLIPCVSPTRLTSIRAISDFVGELRVEMRAGRRAFAG, from the coding sequence ATGGTGCCCATTTCAGTCCTTTGCAGCATTGTGGAGTCCGGTTTCAAGCCGCTGGCCTGCGAATGCACCGAGAATTCCAGCGGGTTGCTGCGGATCAAAGTGTACGACCCGGCAACCGGGCGTATCGACTTGCTGATCCCCTGCGTATCGCCGACACGGCTGACCAGCATTCGCGCGATCTCTGACTTCGTTGGCGAGTTGCGCGTCGAGATGCGCGCCGGACGCCGGGCCTTCGCCGGCTGA
- a CDS encoding LysR family transcriptional regulator: MELRHLRYFQVLAQTLNFTRAAELLHIAQPPLSRQIQQLEDELGVLLLERGRPLKLTDAGRFFHEHSSALLEQLAKTCDNTRRIGLGEKTWLGIGFAPSTLYGVLPELIRRLRSGEPLELELGLSEMTTLQQVQALKAGRIDIGFGRIRIDDPAIIQTVLTEDRLVAALPAGHPLLAGPISLRELAKEPFVLYPGNPRPSYADHVIALFESYGVSIHVAQWTNELQTAIGLVGAGIGVTLVPASVQLLHRDDIGFTPLLEDNATSPIILSRRVGDVTPGLNHCLKMIDELLPTA; this comes from the coding sequence ATGGAACTGCGTCACCTGCGCTATTTTCAGGTGTTGGCTCAAACCCTCAACTTCACCCGCGCAGCCGAACTGCTGCACATTGCCCAGCCGCCCCTGAGCCGGCAGATCCAGCAGCTGGAAGATGAACTCGGGGTGTTATTGCTTGAGCGTGGTCGCCCGCTGAAGCTGACCGATGCTGGGCGTTTCTTCCATGAGCACTCCAGCGCCCTGCTCGAGCAACTGGCCAAGACATGCGACAACACCCGACGCATCGGCCTGGGGGAAAAGACCTGGCTGGGCATCGGTTTTGCGCCGTCGACGCTGTACGGCGTACTCCCGGAACTGATTCGTCGGCTGCGCAGCGGCGAGCCTCTGGAGCTTGAACTCGGGCTTTCGGAAATGACCACCCTGCAACAGGTGCAGGCGCTCAAGGCCGGGCGCATCGACATCGGTTTCGGGCGGATTCGCATCGACGATCCGGCGATCATTCAGACCGTGTTGACTGAAGACCGGCTGGTCGCCGCCCTGCCCGCCGGCCATCCACTGCTGGCCGGACCGATCAGCCTTCGCGAACTGGCCAAGGAACCCTTTGTGCTGTACCCCGGCAACCCGCGCCCCAGCTATGCCGATCATGTGATTGCGCTGTTCGAATCCTATGGCGTGAGCATCCACGTGGCGCAATGGACCAACGAGCTGCAAACGGCGATCGGGTTGGTCGGTGCGGGAATCGGGGTCACGCTGGTGCCAGCCTCGGTGCAGTTGCTGCACCGCGACGACATTGGCTTCACCCCGTTGCTGGAAGACAACGCGACCTCGCCGATCATCCTCAGCCGGCGCGTGGGCGATGTGACGCCAGGGTTGAATCATTGTTTGAAGATGATTGATGAACTGCTGCCAACAGCCTAG
- a CDS encoding muconate cycloisomerase family protein: protein MRATAIESIETIIVDLPTIRPHKLAMHTMQHQTLVIIRVRCADGIEGIGESTTIGGLAYGNESPDSIKTNIDTHFAPLLIGEDSANVNAAMLRLERSIRGNTFAKSGIETALLDAQGKRLGLPVSELLGGRVRDALPVAWTLASGDTDKDIAEAEKMLDLRRHRIFKLKIGAGEVNRDLAHVIAIKKALGDRASVRVDVNQAWDEAVALRACRILGSNGIDLIEQPISRNNRAGMVRLNAMSPAPIMADESIECVEDAFNLARDGAASVFALKIAKNGGPRAVLRTAAIAEAAGIGLYGGTMLEGGIGTLASAHAFVTLNKLAWDTELFGPLLLTEDILSEPLVYRDFELHVPNTPGLGLSLDEERLAFFRRDKTSTSIHQA, encoded by the coding sequence ATGCGTGCTACAGCCATTGAATCGATCGAGACGATCATCGTCGATCTGCCGACCATCCGCCCGCACAAACTGGCCATGCACACCATGCAACACCAGACCCTGGTGATCATCCGTGTGCGCTGCGCCGACGGCATTGAAGGGATCGGCGAGTCCACCACCATCGGTGGCCTGGCGTACGGCAACGAAAGCCCGGACAGCATCAAGACCAACATCGACACGCACTTCGCGCCGCTGTTGATCGGCGAGGATAGCGCCAATGTGAATGCCGCCATGTTGCGCCTGGAGCGCAGCATCCGTGGCAATACCTTCGCCAAGTCAGGTATCGAAACCGCGTTGCTCGATGCCCAGGGCAAGCGCCTCGGCCTGCCGGTCAGCGAGTTGCTTGGCGGTCGCGTTCGTGACGCGCTGCCAGTGGCCTGGACCCTGGCCAGCGGCGACACCGACAAGGACATCGCCGAAGCGGAAAAAATGCTCGACCTGCGCCGCCACCGCATTTTCAAACTGAAGATCGGGGCCGGCGAAGTCAATCGCGACCTGGCCCACGTCATTGCGATCAAGAAAGCCCTGGGCGATCGCGCCAGTGTGCGGGTCGATGTCAATCAGGCTTGGGACGAAGCGGTCGCCTTGCGCGCCTGCCGGATTCTGGGCAGCAACGGCATCGACCTGATCGAGCAACCGATCTCGCGCAATAATCGTGCGGGCATGGTGCGCCTGAATGCCATGAGCCCGGCGCCGATCATGGCCGATGAATCCATCGAATGCGTGGAAGACGCCTTCAATCTGGCGCGCGACGGTGCTGCGTCGGTGTTTGCCTTGAAGATCGCCAAGAACGGCGGGCCACGCGCCGTGTTGCGTACGGCCGCCATCGCCGAAGCCGCCGGTATCGGCCTGTACGGCGGCACTATGCTTGAAGGAGGCATCGGCACGCTGGCCTCGGCCCACGCCTTCGTCACCCTGAATAAACTGGCCTGGGACACTGAGCTGTTCGGCCCGTTGCTGTTGACCGAAGACATACTCAGCGAGCCGCTGGTCTACCGCGATTTCGAGCTGCATGTGCCGAACACGCCGGGCCTGGGCCTGAGTCTGGATGAAGAACGCCTGGCATTTTTCCGTCGCGACAAGACATCTACTTCCATTCATCAAGCCTGA
- the catC gene encoding muconolactone Delta-isomerase: MLFHVKMTVNLPVDMNPEAAAKLKSDEKALAQRLQEQGKWRHLWRIAGHYANYSVFDVESVQELHDLLMQLPLFPYMAIEVDAMCQHPSSIRENDR; this comes from the coding sequence ATGTTGTTCCACGTCAAAATGACCGTGAATCTGCCGGTCGACATGAATCCGGAAGCGGCTGCCAAGCTGAAGTCCGACGAGAAAGCCCTGGCCCAGCGCCTGCAGGAGCAAGGCAAATGGCGTCACCTGTGGCGTATCGCCGGGCACTATGCCAATTACAGCGTATTCGACGTCGAGAGTGTCCAGGAGCTGCACGACCTACTGATGCAATTACCGCTGTTCCCGTACATGGCGATCGAGGTCGACGCGATGTGCCAGCATCCTTCTTCCATTCGAGAAAATGACCGCTGA